A stretch of the Desulfobacter sp. genome encodes the following:
- a CDS encoding bifunctional acetate--CoA ligase family protein/GNAT family N-acetyltransferase, translating into MSTANLARMFDPGTIAVIGASEKKGRVGQAIVQNLITHTFEKDIFPVNPNYSNIMGIPALAKVQQIPKDIDLAIIATPISQVPKIIAACGEKNAAGAVIVSAGGKETGPKGRAIEEKIKGAAIEAGMRIIGPNCVGIANTLNGLNASFMHLFPPAGRIAFLSQSGAVCTSVLDLALAENVGFSHFVSLGSMLDVDFADMIDFLGTQPKVESIVMYMENMTHIRNFMSAARAVSRIKPIIVLKSGRSPAGARAAASHTGAMAGEDRVYDAAFKRAGILRVDEFDQLFDCARLLARQQRPRGKNLAIITNAGGPGVMAVDALARYGLEPARLSQKTIERLDHGLAKEWSRANPVDILGDATPEQYLRAAEICSRAPEVDGLLLLCSPVGTFDPLVLATPLAEWIKKVQCPVFTSWIGVIRMDEARQTFNENGGTTFDTPEKAVRAFAGLYQYGRNIDMLHEIPVRRDKKRKIDFKAARIIIEENLDRDQRFLSEVQTKALLGCYGIPVNRTKMASTPEQAAQAASQLGFPVALKISSPDIVHKSDAGGVVLNLVDAKEVRAAFARIMENTAKAFPKARIDGVCVQTMAPMGDYEIIVGAKKDDQFGPVLVFGMGGVMTEIFQDTALGLPPLNPALAREVINATKISKAIKGFRHLKAVNAEQAEEILIRTGRLVTDFPQIKELDINPLVVKDGNLMAVDARIRVEKTSTISPDHLIISPYPAWQEACFKTVDDEKIIVRPIRPDDGGPMISFFSDLSRETVYSRFFSPIKQLSKSMLIKLTQIDYDREVALVAFAPDLSGDQIIGAARVISLTDGETGEFAIVLADPWQGKGVGAGLLKRCLAFSQRVGLKTVYGLVLNENTQMRKLGKKLGFQIKKAPDSCDIELRIDLETLGGQDQGVHS; encoded by the coding sequence ATGAGTACTGCGAATTTAGCCAGAATGTTCGATCCTGGAACCATTGCCGTGATCGGCGCCAGTGAGAAAAAAGGCCGGGTGGGTCAGGCCATCGTCCAGAACCTGATTACCCATACCTTTGAAAAAGATATTTTTCCTGTGAACCCCAACTATTCAAACATTATGGGCATACCTGCATTGGCAAAGGTTCAGCAGATTCCCAAGGATATTGATCTTGCCATCATTGCCACCCCCATCAGCCAGGTTCCCAAGATCATTGCGGCCTGCGGGGAAAAAAATGCAGCCGGCGCTGTGATTGTCTCGGCCGGGGGAAAGGAGACAGGGCCTAAGGGAAGGGCGATTGAAGAAAAGATAAAGGGTGCGGCCATTGAGGCGGGCATGAGGATCATCGGGCCCAACTGCGTGGGCATTGCAAATACCCTGAACGGGTTGAACGCCAGTTTCATGCATTTGTTCCCCCCTGCCGGGCGGATTGCCTTTTTGTCCCAGAGTGGGGCTGTCTGTACCTCTGTATTGGATCTTGCCCTGGCCGAGAATGTGGGGTTCAGCCATTTTGTAAGTCTTGGATCCATGCTGGATGTTGATTTTGCCGATATGATTGATTTTCTGGGCACCCAGCCCAAGGTTGAAAGCATTGTCATGTATATGGAAAACATGACCCATATCCGGAACTTCATGAGTGCTGCCCGGGCGGTTTCCAGGATAAAACCGATCATTGTCCTTAAATCGGGCAGGTCCCCTGCCGGGGCCAGGGCCGCCGCTTCCCACACCGGGGCCATGGCAGGAGAGGACAGGGTATATGATGCGGCCTTTAAACGGGCGGGCATCCTCAGGGTGGACGAGTTTGACCAATTGTTTGACTGTGCCAGGCTTCTGGCCCGGCAGCAGCGGCCCAGAGGCAAGAACCTTGCCATTATAACCAATGCCGGCGGGCCCGGGGTCATGGCCGTAGACGCCCTGGCCCGGTACGGGCTTGAACCGGCACGCCTGAGCCAGAAGACCATTGAGCGTTTAGACCATGGGCTGGCAAAAGAATGGAGCCGGGCAAATCCCGTGGATATTCTGGGAGATGCCACACCAGAACAATATCTTCGGGCTGCAGAGATCTGCAGCAGGGCCCCTGAGGTGGACGGCCTGCTTTTGCTCTGCTCTCCTGTGGGCACCTTTGACCCTTTGGTTCTGGCAACCCCTTTGGCTGAATGGATAAAAAAAGTTCAATGCCCGGTCTTTACCTCGTGGATCGGGGTCATTCGCATGGACGAGGCCAGGCAGACGTTCAATGAAAACGGCGGGACCACCTTTGACACCCCTGAAAAAGCGGTCCGGGCATTTGCCGGTCTCTACCAATACGGGCGCAATATTGACATGCTTCATGAAATTCCGGTGAGACGGGATAAAAAGCGCAAAATAGATTTCAAAGCCGCCCGGATTATCATTGAGGAGAATCTGGACCGGGATCAGCGGTTTTTAAGTGAAGTCCAGACCAAAGCTTTGCTCGGCTGTTACGGCATTCCGGTGAACCGCACAAAAATGGCCTCAACCCCGGAGCAGGCTGCCCAGGCGGCTTCACAGCTGGGATTTCCCGTGGCACTTAAAATCAGTTCTCCTGACATTGTGCACAAATCAGATGCCGGGGGAGTGGTTTTAAACCTTGTGGACGCAAAAGAGGTACGAGCCGCCTTTGCCCGGATCATGGAAAATACGGCCAAGGCATTTCCTAAGGCCCGTATTGACGGGGTTTGCGTTCAAACCATGGCGCCGATGGGAGATTATGAGATCATTGTGGGGGCAAAAAAGGATGATCAGTTCGGCCCTGTGCTTGTATTTGGCATGGGCGGGGTGATGACAGAGATTTTTCAGGATACCGCCTTGGGCCTGCCCCCTTTAAACCCGGCCCTTGCCAGGGAAGTGATCAATGCCACAAAGATTTCAAAGGCGATCAAGGGGTTTCGGCATTTAAAGGCCGTGAATGCCGAACAGGCAGAGGAAATATTGATCCGGACAGGACGGCTGGTCACGGATTTTCCCCAGATCAAAGAGCTGGATATCAATCCATTGGTGGTTAAGGATGGGAATCTTATGGCCGTGGATGCCAGGATCCGGGTTGAAAAGACCTCTACAATTTCCCCGGATCATTTGATTATCAGCCCTTATCCTGCCTGGCAGGAGGCCTGCTTTAAAACCGTGGATGATGAAAAAATCATCGTCCGGCCTATCCGTCCGGATGATGGCGGGCCCATGATTTCGTTTTTTTCAGATCTTTCCCGGGAAACCGTATATTCCCGGTTTTTTTCTCCCATCAAGCAGTTGTCAAAATCCATGCTGATCAAACTCACCCAGATTGACTATGACCGGGAGGTGGCCCTGGTCGCCTTTGCCCCGGACCTGTCCGGCGATCAGATCATCGGGGCGGCCCGGGTCATTTCCCTGACCGACGGTGAGACCGGGGAGTTTGCCATTGTGCTTGCTGACCCCTGGCAGGGCAAAGGGGTGGGGGCAGGTCTGCTCAAACGCTGCCTTGCCTTTTCACAGCGAGTCGGCCTTAAAACGGTCTATGGCCTGGTCTTGAACGAGAACACCCAGATGCGGAAACTGGGCAAAAAACTGGGGTTTCAAATTAAAAAAGCCCCGGATTCCTGTGATATTGAGTTGAGGATTGATCTTGAAACCCTGGGAGGCCAGGATCAGGGAGTTCATTCTTGA